One Burkholderia thailandensis E264 genomic window carries:
- a CDS encoding non-ribosomal peptide synthetase — MSATSETALNGFRLSPGQQRLWALADAGWLPAEQRVAARFAWMAAPPPRAAVEAALNALIGRHEILRARFPRLPEMRLPLQTAPGDACLRLDDGSEPGAHAPALRASMDAAGLVLSLPALCADGPTMLRIGAALAARLAGRDADADAPLQFFDLAQWQHDLLAEDGAWRWPEGALQSVDGPWPALPALRAGRASAYRRARHACSLPADTGARVGALCARLGVTPADLLTAVWAVLLRRLSGGDAQPVAIVADGRPFDELAAALGPLAAPVPLSLSSALSAPDGTFASLARSAADARATAADLRHHLVPPDDGRFAPFQIEVLTAAEMPDGAPLRVVDVTAAGEPALLRLSVLVGPGGALRADIDYHAGAVRDDGAIARLAEQFATLLAAALANPDTAFDEPDLLGETERRLVTTDFQGPRVDHGRWTPVHLAVAAASAATPDRLAVQDGATRMTAAALEREARALAARLTAAGVAAETPVALHLPRGAALVTAMLAVMRAGGVFLPMPPELPAARRRYMLEDSGARLVLTPPDAAADLPQDLALVCIDPAGPGAGAHVPAHEASELVASAAADADAGAGGDADLGAWPVPAPEQAAYVLYTSGSTGRPKGVVVTHGSLANHMAWMTRAFPLGADDAVLQKTAAGFDASIWEFFLPLLCGARLVMAPPGLERDVPALVETLARERITVLQLVPSLLRVLVDEPAFAACGALRRVFCGGEALTPDLVRRFAAVHRAALVNLYGPTETTIQVCAERVDAADDPVPVGRPIDNVRLYVVDSRARPVSVGMRGEILIGGAAPARGYLHRPDLTAERFVADPVDPLAPRVYRSGDLGAWRHDGRLDFFGRADDQVKLRGYRVELGEVEATIARHPDVANAAARVDLDANGIARLVCAYDCRAGRGVEPAPLREWLATQLPDYMIPGQCRRLDALPRNASGKVDRAALAGGVDAPPDGAAPRDPVELRLERVWEAVLDVQPVGVDRTFFDLGGHSLLAVRLMAEVKREFDCDLPLASLFDAPTVAAQAALIRRRAQAHPVVVPINRGIDGERPVFLVHPTGGNVLCYRDLARRLGPSRPIYALQDPGLDGDADYGSVEELAALHIAHMRPLAGDGPYYLAGWSSGGVVAFEIARQLLAQRQEVGLLALIDSVASDGADPGPRTDAELIGSVGRLLAFTAGIDAPDLSTLEPPAAMARLRELAVAAGSLPPDAPPERMRRLFEVFRRNAAAVRRYRPGPYPRRVLLLRATQPLPAPVRDAAARQRSDSPELGWERVAVVSRRDIPAHHLSIVREPAAALVGAQIRDALRAADRIEAIGERVFFTLLGH, encoded by the coding sequence ATGAGCGCGACGAGCGAGACCGCGCTGAACGGCTTCCGGCTGTCGCCCGGGCAGCAGCGCTTATGGGCGCTGGCGGACGCGGGGTGGCTGCCGGCGGAGCAGCGGGTGGCGGCCCGTTTCGCATGGATGGCCGCGCCGCCGCCTCGCGCGGCGGTCGAGGCCGCGCTCAACGCGCTGATCGGCCGGCACGAGATTCTGCGCGCGCGCTTCCCGCGATTGCCGGAGATGCGCCTGCCGCTGCAGACCGCGCCGGGCGACGCGTGTCTGCGTCTGGACGACGGAAGCGAGCCGGGGGCGCACGCGCCGGCATTGCGCGCATCGATGGATGCGGCGGGCCTCGTGCTGTCGCTGCCGGCGCTGTGCGCCGATGGCCCGACGATGCTGCGCATCGGCGCCGCGCTCGCCGCGCGGCTCGCCGGCCGGGACGCGGATGCCGACGCGCCGCTGCAATTCTTCGATCTCGCTCAGTGGCAGCACGACCTGCTGGCGGAAGACGGCGCATGGCGCTGGCCGGAAGGGGCGCTGCAGTCCGTCGACGGGCCGTGGCCGGCCCTGCCGGCGCTGCGCGCGGGCCGTGCATCCGCGTATCGGCGCGCGCGCCACGCGTGTTCGCTGCCGGCGGACACGGGCGCGCGCGTCGGCGCGCTCTGCGCGCGACTCGGCGTGACGCCGGCCGATCTGCTGACCGCCGTCTGGGCTGTGCTGCTGCGCCGGCTGTCGGGCGGCGATGCGCAGCCGGTGGCGATCGTCGCCGACGGCCGCCCGTTCGACGAGCTCGCCGCGGCGCTCGGCCCGCTCGCCGCGCCCGTGCCGCTTTCGCTGTCGAGCGCGTTGTCCGCGCCCGACGGCACGTTCGCCAGCCTCGCGCGATCGGCGGCCGACGCGCGCGCGACGGCCGCCGATCTGCGTCACCATCTCGTCCCGCCGGACGACGGACGCTTTGCGCCGTTCCAGATCGAGGTGCTCACGGCGGCCGAGATGCCGGACGGCGCGCCGCTGCGCGTCGTCGACGTGACGGCGGCGGGCGAGCCGGCGTTGCTGAGGCTGTCGGTGCTCGTCGGGCCCGGCGGCGCGCTGCGCGCGGACATCGACTACCACGCGGGCGCGGTGCGCGACGACGGCGCGATCGCACGGCTGGCGGAGCAGTTCGCGACGCTGCTCGCCGCGGCGCTCGCGAACCCGGACACGGCATTCGACGAGCCGGACTTGCTGGGCGAGACGGAGCGGCGGCTCGTCACCACGGACTTTCAGGGCCCGCGTGTGGACCACGGCCGCTGGACGCCGGTGCATCTGGCGGTGGCGGCGGCGTCTGCCGCGACGCCGGATCGGCTCGCCGTGCAGGACGGCGCCACGCGCATGACGGCGGCGGCGCTCGAGCGCGAGGCCCGTGCGCTCGCGGCGCGGCTGACGGCGGCGGGCGTCGCGGCGGAGACGCCCGTCGCGCTGCATCTTCCGCGCGGCGCGGCGCTCGTGACGGCGATGCTCGCCGTGATGCGGGCGGGCGGCGTTTTTCTGCCGATGCCGCCGGAGCTGCCCGCCGCGCGCCGGCGCTACATGCTCGAGGACAGCGGCGCGCGGCTCGTGCTGACGCCGCCGGACGCCGCGGCCGATCTGCCGCAGGATCTCGCGCTTGTGTGCATCGATCCGGCCGGGCCCGGCGCGGGCGCGCACGTGCCCGCGCACGAGGCGTCGGAGCTGGTGGCGAGCGCCGCCGCCGATGCGGATGCCGGCGCGGGCGGCGACGCGGATCTGGGCGCGTGGCCCGTCCCGGCACCCGAGCAGGCTGCGTACGTGCTGTACACGTCGGGCTCGACGGGGCGGCCGAAAGGCGTCGTGGTGACGCACGGATCGCTCGCGAACCACATGGCGTGGATGACGCGCGCGTTCCCGCTCGGCGCGGACGATGCGGTGCTGCAAAAGACCGCCGCCGGATTCGACGCGTCGATCTGGGAGTTTTTCCTGCCGCTACTCTGCGGCGCGCGGCTCGTGATGGCGCCGCCCGGTCTCGAGCGCGACGTGCCGGCGCTCGTCGAAACGCTCGCGCGCGAGCGCATCACCGTGTTGCAGCTCGTGCCGAGCCTGCTGCGCGTGCTCGTCGACGAGCCGGCCTTCGCCGCGTGCGGCGCGCTGCGCCGCGTGTTCTGCGGCGGCGAGGCGCTGACGCCGGATCTCGTCCGGCGCTTCGCCGCCGTGCACCGCGCCGCGCTCGTCAACCTGTACGGCCCGACCGAGACGACGATCCAGGTCTGCGCGGAGCGGGTCGACGCCGCCGACGATCCCGTGCCGGTCGGCCGCCCGATCGACAATGTCCGGCTGTACGTCGTCGATTCGCGCGCCCGCCCGGTGTCTGTCGGCATGCGCGGGGAGATCCTGATCGGCGGCGCCGCGCCCGCGCGCGGCTATCTCCATCGTCCCGATCTGACCGCGGAGCGCTTTGTCGCCGATCCGGTCGATCCGCTCGCGCCGCGCGTCTATCGCAGCGGCGATCTGGGCGCGTGGCGCCACGACGGCCGGCTCGACTTTTTCGGCCGCGCCGACGATCAGGTGAAATTGCGCGGTTACCGGGTCGAGCTCGGCGAAGTGGAAGCGACGATCGCCCGGCATCCGGACGTCGCGAACGCGGCGGCGCGGGTCGACCTGGACGCGAACGGCATCGCGCGGCTCGTCTGCGCGTACGATTGCCGCGCCGGCCGCGGCGTGGAGCCCGCGCCGTTGCGCGAGTGGCTCGCGACGCAACTGCCGGACTACATGATTCCCGGCCAATGCCGGCGGCTCGACGCGCTGCCGCGCAACGCGAGCGGCAAGGTCGATCGCGCGGCGCTGGCGGGCGGCGTCGACGCCCCGCCCGACGGCGCCGCGCCGCGCGACCCGGTCGAGCTGCGGCTCGAACGCGTGTGGGAGGCCGTGCTCGACGTCCAGCCGGTGGGCGTCGATCGCACGTTCTTCGACCTCGGCGGGCATTCGCTGCTGGCCGTGCGGCTGATGGCGGAAGTCAAGCGCGAGTTCGATTGCGATCTGCCGCTCGCTTCGCTGTTCGACGCGCCGACCGTCGCCGCGCAGGCGGCGCTTATCCGGCGGCGCGCGCAAGCGCACCCGGTGGTGGTGCCCATCAATCGCGGCATCGACGGCGAACGCCCCGTCTTCCTCGTGCATCCGACGGGCGGCAACGTGCTTTGTTACCGCGATCTCGCGCGGCGGCTCGGCCCGAGCCGGCCGATCTACGCGCTGCAGGACCCGGGCCTCGACGGCGACGCCGATTACGGCAGCGTCGAGGAGCTGGCGGCGCTCCATATCGCGCACATGCGCCCGCTCGCGGGCGACGGCCCGTACTACCTCGCGGGCTGGTCGTCGGGCGGCGTCGTCGCGTTCGAGATCGCGCGCCAGTTGCTCGCGCAGCGGCAGGAGGTCGGGCTGCTCGCGCTGATCGACAGCGTCGCGTCGGACGGCGCCGATCCGGGCCCGCGCACCGACGCCGAGCTGATCGGCTCGGTCGGCCGGCTGCTCGCGTTCACGGCGGGAATCGACGCGCCGGATCTGTCGACGCTCGAACCGCCGGCCGCGATGGCGCGGCTGCGCGAGCTGGCCGTCGCGGCCGGCTCGCTGCCGCCCGATGCGCCGCCCGAGCGGATGCGCCGGCTCTTCGAGGTCTTTCGGCGCAACGCCGCCGCCGTGCGCCGCTACCGGCCCGGGCCGTATCCGCGCCGCGTGCTGCTGCTGCGCGCGACGCAGCCGCTGCCCGCGCCCGTGCGCGACGCGGCGGCGCGCCAGCGCAGCGATTCGCCGGAACTGGGCTGGGAGCGCGTCGCGGTGGTCAGCCGCCGAGACATCCCCGCGCATCACCTGTCGATCGTTCGCGAGCCGGCCGCGGCGCTCGTCGGCGCGCAGATCCGCGACGCGCTGCGCGCGGCGGACCGCATCGAGGCGATCGGCGAGCGGGTTTTCTTCACGCTGCTCGGACACTGA
- a CDS encoding non-ribosomal peptide synthetase, with the protein MTTSASSPILFPTAADTRSGPPAIEAVLPLTPMQHGMLFHSLLDPASAVFFQQLIAELDGALDARAFAAAWADLVDRHQSLRAAFLWERRDEPRQVVLRRAPAPIEWLDWPDLEPDAFDAKLDAYLRADRERRFDPAKAPLLRVAIVRRAPARHLMIVSHHHLILDGWSTGVLLDELQTLHAAHLHRRPAALRPAPRYAAFVERIARADRPRDDTFWRATLAGFAQPTPLVGDLRRDAATSGDYVPCDLQLDLPARRALEDAARRHRVSAAVPVLAAWAWLLGRRADVPEVVYGVTVAGRPADLPDADRLVGLCINTVPLRAAVPAQSDIGGWLRDVQERLARTQPHEHASLSAIQRASDLPAGVPLFDSLVVYENYPVAPASAGAPLRLVHARVEERANYALTLIAEPRADGLALRLIVDRTRIAMEEGRRMLGQLRVVLAGIARADERADLAGLALLTADEQRRILQDWNATQAPYERTATLHGLFARRAAQAPDAPALIDGAGTLGYGELDRLSRAVAAALDAARVPAGAPVAVRMSRDRHLVAALLGILRSGRAYVPLACNLPPARVGDIVDALSIGCVVTSAAIGDETAAHLGGRPAALLVAEEIVRGASAPGREPERGTADDLAYVIFTSGSTGKPKGVMMRHRPVVNLIEWVNRRFGVGPSDRMLFVTSPAFDLSVYDIFGVLAAGGSIRIASDDEAADPERLARILAEEPVTFWDSAPAALWQLHPLLQERVEGSRLRLVFCSGDWIPLSLPDWMRGCFPGASVVALGGATEAAIWSNYHVVERVEPGWRSIPYGRPIQNARYYILDRALRPVPPGIPGDLYIGGECLSDGYAGEPALTAARFVADPHGDRPGARMYRTGDRARFWDDATIEFLGRDDHQVKIRGFRIELGEVEAALARHPDVQDALAVVRANGEGGPADGRDDRTLVAYAVPRPGGRAGAADLIAHLRGLLPPPMVPAHLVMLDALPVSANGKVDRHALPAPLAERAKADGAAHLVEELVAGIWADVLGLASVPVDQDFFALGGHSLRATSVIARLRVALRRDLPLALLYRHPTVRELSAAIVAGDARARDAGDAQDPHGAQEGALPRLSRDGPLPLSPAQERLWFLHRLEPDSPFYTIVLAAWLDGRVERAALERAVAVVAERHEILRSHIVDIGGRPAQTPARADLPLPLPIRVADLTGAADPQAEALALARADARRPFDLARELPFRVLLAHTRADRALALILMDHAAADGWSVGIFAQELLGAYDALVEGAAPALPPLDAQYADLSAWQASRLARGELERQLDYWRATLAGLPALNLPTDRPRSPAQRFAGAVVRFRVPAATSHALAALARRESCTLFMVGLAAFATVLRHRSGQDDLAIGTDLAGRTHPAAERLIGFFVNQLVLRIDLSGCDSFRDALRAVRARALDGFFHQDVPFDTLVRTLNPPREPGRMPLFQVKFVLQNTPFMTLSSRHLRVEPLEIDTGTAKYDLLVTLAERPDGLAGTLEYATDLFDAATAQGIAADLQAVLELVAQNAAVGVADIARLLDAGQAQRAELGRQSLRRAGLERLRRLARTEGGGR; encoded by the coding sequence ATGACGACGAGCGCTTCTTCGCCGATCCTTTTTCCCACCGCCGCCGATACGCGGTCCGGTCCGCCGGCGATCGAGGCGGTGCTGCCGCTCACGCCGATGCAGCACGGCATGCTGTTCCACAGCCTGCTCGATCCCGCGTCGGCCGTGTTTTTCCAGCAGCTCATAGCCGAGCTCGACGGCGCGCTCGACGCGCGCGCGTTCGCCGCCGCGTGGGCGGACCTCGTCGATCGGCATCAGAGCCTGCGCGCCGCGTTCCTCTGGGAGCGGCGCGACGAGCCTCGGCAGGTCGTGCTGCGGCGCGCGCCGGCGCCGATCGAATGGCTCGACTGGCCGGATCTCGAGCCCGACGCATTCGACGCGAAGCTCGACGCGTACCTGCGCGCGGACCGCGAGCGGCGCTTCGATCCGGCGAAGGCGCCGCTGCTGCGCGTCGCGATCGTGCGCCGCGCGCCCGCGCGCCACCTGATGATCGTCAGCCACCATCATCTGATTCTCGACGGATGGTCGACGGGCGTCCTGCTCGACGAGCTGCAGACGCTCCACGCGGCGCATCTGCACCGGCGCCCGGCCGCGCTGCGGCCCGCGCCGCGCTACGCCGCGTTCGTCGAGCGCATCGCACGCGCCGACCGGCCGCGCGACGACACGTTCTGGCGCGCGACGCTCGCCGGCTTCGCGCAGCCGACGCCGCTCGTCGGCGATCTCAGGCGGGACGCCGCGACGAGCGGCGACTACGTGCCGTGCGATCTGCAACTGGACTTGCCGGCGCGCCGTGCGCTGGAGGACGCCGCGCGGCGTCATCGCGTGTCGGCCGCCGTTCCGGTGCTCGCCGCGTGGGCTTGGCTGCTCGGGCGGCGGGCGGACGTGCCGGAGGTCGTCTACGGCGTGACGGTGGCCGGCCGGCCGGCGGACTTGCCCGACGCGGACCGGCTCGTCGGACTTTGCATCAACACGGTCCCGCTGCGCGCGGCCGTGCCGGCGCAAAGCGACATCGGCGGCTGGCTGCGCGACGTGCAGGAACGGCTCGCGCGCACGCAGCCGCACGAGCATGCGTCGCTGTCGGCGATCCAGCGCGCGTCGGACTTGCCCGCGGGCGTGCCGCTGTTCGACAGCCTCGTCGTCTACGAGAACTATCCGGTCGCGCCCGCGTCCGCCGGTGCGCCGCTGCGGCTCGTGCACGCGCGCGTCGAGGAACGCGCGAACTATGCGCTGACGCTGATCGCGGAGCCGCGGGCCGACGGGCTGGCGTTGCGGCTGATCGTCGATCGCACGCGAATCGCGATGGAGGAAGGGCGGCGCATGCTCGGCCAGTTGCGCGTCGTGCTCGCCGGCATCGCGCGCGCCGACGAGCGCGCGGATCTCGCGGGCCTCGCGCTGCTGACGGCCGACGAGCAGCGCCGCATCCTGCAAGACTGGAACGCGACGCAGGCGCCGTACGAGCGCACGGCCACGCTGCACGGGCTGTTCGCGCGCCGGGCGGCGCAAGCGCCGGACGCGCCCGCGCTGATCGACGGCGCGGGCACGCTCGGCTACGGCGAGCTGGACCGGCTGAGCCGCGCGGTCGCCGCCGCGCTCGACGCGGCGCGCGTGCCCGCGGGCGCGCCCGTCGCGGTGCGCATGTCGCGTGACCGGCATCTGGTCGCGGCGCTGCTCGGCATCCTGCGCTCGGGCCGCGCGTATGTTCCGCTGGCGTGCAACCTGCCGCCCGCCCGGGTCGGCGACATCGTCGACGCGTTGTCGATCGGCTGCGTCGTCACGTCCGCGGCGATCGGCGACGAGACGGCCGCGCATCTGGGCGGTCGCCCGGCGGCGCTGCTCGTCGCGGAGGAGATCGTCCGGGGCGCGAGCGCACCGGGGCGCGAGCCGGAGCGCGGCACCGCCGACGATCTCGCGTACGTGATCTTCACGTCCGGATCGACCGGGAAGCCGAAGGGCGTGATGATGCGGCATCGGCCGGTCGTCAACCTGATCGAGTGGGTGAATCGCCGGTTCGGCGTCGGGCCGTCGGACCGGATGCTGTTCGTGACGTCGCCCGCGTTCGACCTGTCGGTCTACGACATCTTCGGCGTGCTCGCGGCGGGCGGGTCGATCCGCATCGCGAGCGACGACGAGGCGGCGGACCCGGAGCGGCTCGCCCGCATCCTCGCCGAGGAGCCCGTCACCTTCTGGGACAGCGCGCCGGCCGCGCTCTGGCAGCTTCATCCGCTCTTGCAGGAGCGTGTCGAAGGCAGCCGCCTGCGTCTCGTTTTTTGCAGCGGCGACTGGATTCCGCTGTCGCTGCCCGACTGGATGCGCGGCTGCTTTCCCGGCGCGAGCGTCGTCGCGCTCGGCGGCGCGACCGAGGCCGCGATCTGGTCGAACTATCACGTCGTCGAGCGCGTCGAGCCGGGCTGGCGAAGCATTCCGTACGGCCGGCCGATCCAGAACGCGCGCTACTACATTCTCGACCGGGCGCTGCGCCCGGTGCCGCCCGGCATCCCCGGCGATCTGTACATTGGCGGCGAATGCCTGAGCGACGGCTACGCGGGCGAGCCCGCGCTGACGGCCGCGCGCTTCGTCGCGGACCCGCACGGCGATCGCCCGGGCGCGCGGATGTACCGCACGGGCGACCGCGCGCGCTTCTGGGACGACGCAACGATCGAGTTCCTCGGCCGCGACGATCATCAGGTGAAGATTCGCGGCTTTCGTATCGAACTGGGCGAGGTCGAGGCGGCGCTGGCCCGTCATCCGGACGTGCAGGACGCGCTGGCCGTCGTGCGCGCGAACGGCGAGGGCGGCCCGGCGGACGGCCGCGACGACCGGACGCTCGTCGCGTACGCGGTGCCGAGGCCGGGCGGCCGCGCGGGCGCCGCCGACCTGATCGCGCATCTGCGCGGCCTGCTGCCGCCGCCGATGGTGCCGGCGCATCTGGTGATGCTGGACGCGCTGCCCGTCAGCGCGAACGGCAAGGTCGACCGCCATGCGCTGCCCGCGCCGCTCGCCGAGCGCGCGAAGGCGGACGGCGCGGCGCATCTGGTCGAGGAACTGGTGGCCGGGATCTGGGCCGACGTGCTCGGCCTCGCGTCGGTGCCGGTCGATCAGGACTTCTTCGCGCTCGGCGGGCACTCGCTGCGCGCGACGTCGGTGATCGCGCGGCTGCGCGTCGCGCTGCGCCGGGACCTGCCGCTCGCGCTGCTGTACCGGCATCCGACCGTGCGCGAGCTGAGCGCGGCGATCGTCGCCGGCGACGCGCGCGCACGCGACGCGGGCGATGCGCAGGACCCGCACGGCGCGCAGGAGGGCGCGCTGCCGCGGCTGTCGCGCGACGGCCCGCTGCCGCTATCGCCCGCTCAGGAGCGGCTGTGGTTCCTGCATCGCCTGGAGCCGGACAGCCCGTTCTACACGATCGTGCTCGCGGCCTGGCTCGACGGCCGCGTCGAGCGCGCGGCGCTCGAGCGGGCCGTGGCCGTGGTGGCCGAGCGCCACGAGATCCTGCGCAGCCACATCGTCGACATCGGCGGCCGGCCCGCGCAGACGCCCGCCCGCGCCGACCTGCCGCTGCCGCTGCCGATCCGGGTGGCGGACCTGACGGGCGCCGCCGATCCGCAAGCCGAAGCGCTCGCGCTCGCGCGCGCCGACGCGCGGCGGCCATTCGATCTGGCGCGCGAACTGCCGTTCCGGGTGCTGCTCGCGCACACGCGCGCGGACCGCGCGCTGGCGCTGATCCTGATGGATCACGCGGCGGCGGACGGCTGGTCGGTCGGCATCTTCGCGCAGGAACTGCTCGGCGCGTACGACGCGCTCGTCGAGGGCGCGGCGCCGGCGCTGCCGCCGCTCGACGCGCAATACGCGGATCTGAGCGCGTGGCAGGCGTCGCGGCTCGCGCGCGGCGAGCTCGAGCGGCAGCTCGACTACTGGCGCGCGACGCTCGCGGGCTTGCCGGCGCTGAACCTGCCGACCGATCGGCCGCGCTCGCCTGCGCAACGCTTCGCGGGCGCGGTGGTGCGCTTCCGGGTGCCGGCGGCGACGTCTCACGCGCTCGCGGCGCTCGCGCGCCGCGAGAGCTGCACGCTCTTCATGGTCGGGCTCGCCGCGTTCGCGACGGTGCTGCGCCACCGCAGCGGGCAGGACGATCTGGCGATCGGCACCGATCTCGCGGGGCGCACGCACCCCGCGGCGGAGCGGCTGATCGGCTTCTTCGTGAACCAACTGGTGCTGCGCATCGACCTGAGCGGCTGCGACAGCTTCCGCGATGCGCTGCGCGCGGTGCGCGCGCGCGCGCTCGACGGTTTCTTCCATCAGGACGTGCCGTTCGACACGCTGGTGCGCACGCTGAATCCGCCGCGCGAGCCCGGGCGGATGCCGCTGTTCCAGGTGAAGTTCGTGCTGCAGAACACGCCGTTCATGACGCTGTCGAGCCGCCATCTGCGCGTCGAGCCGCTCGAGATCGACACGGGCACAGCGAAGTACGACCTGCTCGTGACCTTGGCCGAGCGGCCCGACGGACTCGCGGGCACGCTCGAATACGCGACCGATCTGTTCGACGCGGCGACGGCGCAGGGCATCGCCGCCGATCTGCAGGCGGTGCTCGAGCTCGTCGCGCAGAACGCCGCGGTCGGCGTGGCCGACATCGCGCGGCTGCTCGATGCGGGCCAGGCGCAGCGCGCGGAGCTCGGCCGTCAGAGCTTGCGTCGCGCGGGGCTCGAACGGTTGCGCCGGCTCGCGCGCACGGAAGGAGGGGGGCGATGA
- a CDS encoding 1-aminocyclopropane-1-carboxylate deaminase/D-cysteine desulfhydrase, with translation MSRVRLLSELVPGLDTLVRPLDLLERPTPVTEEPELARRWGQAGLWVKRDDLANPLYGGSKVRTLEFFLGRARAVGADGVVTMGPYGSHQLLATAVFGRLTGFRTRGVATPQPDVPEIELNRRLLPAYGMEVMRCGSFAAVPATLLRARLKRLGSARPFWIPPGANHPLGVMGVVEGALEVAQAIRAGSLPLPDDVVVPTGTCATAAGVYLGFALAGLHVRVVAVRMVPMIVTGPAKLLRMVRQTEWLLRRYGLTATARWGALLWTNDHAGPSYGRGGLVAERARADVEQFGAFRTETTYTAKTLALLAGGGLRQRRVLFWNTYSAIDPDPMRDAADACAPADGAPFPRCATEP, from the coding sequence ATGAGCCGCGTACGCCTGCTTTCCGAACTGGTTCCGGGGCTCGACACGCTCGTCAGGCCGCTGGACCTGCTCGAGCGGCCCACGCCCGTGACCGAGGAGCCGGAACTCGCGCGCCGTTGGGGGCAGGCCGGCCTGTGGGTCAAGCGCGACGATCTCGCCAATCCGCTCTACGGCGGCAGCAAGGTCCGCACGCTCGAGTTCTTCCTCGGCCGCGCGCGCGCGGTGGGCGCGGACGGCGTCGTCACGATGGGGCCCTACGGCAGCCATCAGTTGCTCGCGACCGCGGTGTTCGGCCGGCTGACGGGTTTTCGCACGCGCGGCGTCGCGACGCCGCAGCCCGACGTGCCGGAGATCGAACTGAACCGCCGGCTGCTGCCCGCGTACGGCATGGAGGTGATGCGCTGCGGCAGCTTCGCCGCCGTGCCCGCGACGCTGCTGCGCGCGCGGCTCAAGCGGCTCGGCTCGGCGCGGCCGTTCTGGATTCCGCCCGGCGCGAATCATCCGCTCGGCGTGATGGGCGTCGTCGAGGGCGCGCTCGAAGTCGCGCAGGCGATCCGCGCGGGCAGCCTGCCGCTTCCGGACGACGTCGTCGTGCCGACCGGCACCTGCGCGACGGCGGCGGGCGTCTACCTCGGCTTCGCGCTCGCGGGGCTCCACGTGCGGGTCGTCGCCGTGCGGATGGTGCCGATGATCGTCACCGGGCCGGCGAAGCTGCTGCGCATGGTCCGGCAGACCGAGTGGCTGCTGCGCCGCTACGGCCTGACGGCGACCGCGCGCTGGGGCGCGCTGCTGTGGACGAACGACCATGCGGGGCCGAGCTACGGGCGGGGCGGCCTCGTCGCCGAGCGCGCGCGCGCGGATGTCGAGCAATTCGGCGCATTCCGCACCGAAACCACCTACACCGCGAAGACGCTCGCGCTGCTCGCGGGCGGCGGTCTTCGGCAGCGGCGAGTGCTGTTCTGGAACACCTACAGCGCGATCGATCCCGATCCGATGCGGGACGCCGCCGACGCGTGCGCGCCCGCCGACGGCGCGCCCTTTCCTCGTTGCGCAACCGAACCGTAG
- a CDS encoding MsnO8 family LLM class oxidoreductase, translated as MTKSTIAHSRPAQSVLDFGIVAPGRAGPAVLADSLALADRLDRLGYHRLWLSEHHESHFCWAVPEMMVAALAQRTRTLRIGTAAVLLPVRNPLLLAESFRVLEALTPGRVDLGVCAAVPLDPVALSALAGQPRPDVAALMASFDGRLGELLDFLRGGFPDGHRFACGATPPFVDAPPVWVMGSGPGSAATAAARGAHYAYSLFHKGSRQDPAVPAAYRERRPDGRVAVAVSCISADTDAAAAEQRRLVEGWLRDDMRVVLSGSHDACREQVRALAQRFHADEVILLHLWHDPARRIDAIEAMASMIHPLAEPVRA; from the coding sequence TTGACGAAGTCGACGATCGCTCATTCTCGGCCGGCGCAGTCGGTCCTGGATTTCGGAATCGTGGCGCCCGGCCGCGCCGGTCCCGCCGTGCTCGCCGACAGCCTCGCGCTCGCCGACCGGCTCGACCGGCTAGGCTACCACCGGCTCTGGCTGTCCGAGCATCACGAATCCCATTTCTGCTGGGCCGTGCCGGAAATGATGGTCGCGGCCCTCGCGCAACGCACGCGCACGCTGCGCATCGGCACGGCGGCCGTGCTGCTCCCCGTGCGCAATCCGTTGCTGCTCGCGGAGAGCTTTCGCGTGCTCGAGGCGCTGACGCCCGGCCGCGTCGATCTCGGCGTGTGCGCGGCGGTGCCGCTCGATCCCGTCGCGCTGTCCGCGCTCGCCGGGCAGCCGCGGCCGGATGTGGCCGCGCTGATGGCGAGCTTCGACGGGCGGCTCGGCGAACTGCTCGACTTTTTGCGCGGCGGGTTTCCCGACGGGCACCGGTTCGCGTGCGGCGCGACGCCGCCGTTCGTCGACGCGCCGCCCGTTTGGGTGATGGGCTCGGGCCCGGGCAGCGCGGCGACGGCCGCGGCACGCGGCGCGCACTACGCGTATTCGCTGTTCCACAAGGGCAGCCGGCAGGACCCCGCGGTGCCGGCCGCGTACCGCGAGCGGCGGCCGGACGGCCGCGTCGCGGTGGCCGTGAGTTGCATCAGCGCGGACACGGACGCCGCCGCGGCCGAGCAGCGCCGCCTCGTCGAAGGCTGGCTGCGCGACGACATGCGCGTCGTGCTGTCGGGCTCGCACGACGCCTGCCGCGAACAGGTGCGCGCGCTCGCGCAGCGGTTTCACGCGGATGAAGTCATCCTGCTGCATCTGTGGCATGACCCCGCGCGCCGCATCGACGCGATCGAGGCGATGGCGTCGATGATTCATCCGTTGGCCGAACCGGTGCGCGCATGA